A window of the Dyadobacter pollutisoli genome harbors these coding sequences:
- a CDS encoding lytic transglycosylase domain-containing protein — MIRLIFMAFSIAIWGKTPTSEVEVEKKDLKEANIINSDLLAIDFCGEAIPLSELRIAERYQNMIRNYDNPNFRKLMTKTQKRMRIIEPILKKYGVPADFKYLPLIESAMNDDAMSRRGAGGYWQLMPSTAKSLGLVVNETRDDRKHLVKSTHAAGKYLRELHRQLGSWTLVAAAYNAGPTHIQSRMDSQNKDDYFKLRLNSETTRYIYKLLAVKEWFSNPERSKEWGSGDVVERLADFKIEQKKAATQLAKQLVKATTDS, encoded by the coding sequence ATGATTAGACTTATCTTTATGGCCTTCTCAATCGCTATCTGGGGCAAGACGCCGACAAGCGAGGTGGAGGTGGAAAAGAAGGACCTGAAAGAAGCAAACATTATTAATTCAGATCTTCTTGCTATTGACTTCTGTGGCGAAGCTATCCCATTATCAGAGCTTCGAATCGCCGAGCGATATCAAAACATGATCAGAAATTACGACAATCCCAATTTTCGTAAGCTGATGACAAAGACCCAAAAAAGAATGCGGATCATTGAACCCATTCTTAAGAAGTACGGAGTACCAGCCGATTTTAAATATCTTCCCCTAATTGAGAGTGCAATGAACGATGACGCAATGTCACGGCGCGGCGCAGGGGGCTACTGGCAGCTAATGCCGTCAACAGCAAAATCTCTCGGGCTGGTTGTAAATGAAACCAGGGACGACCGCAAACATCTAGTCAAATCAACGCACGCCGCAGGCAAATACCTCAGAGAGCTGCACCGCCAGCTGGGTTCGTGGACATTGGTAGCAGCTGCATACAATGCAGGCCCCACGCACATTCAAAGCAGAATGGATTCGCAGAACAAGGATGATTATTTCAAACTTCGTTTAAATTCAGAAACCACCAGGTATATCTACAAATTACTTGCCGTTAAAGAATGGTTCTCCAATCCCGAAAGAAGCAAAGAATGGGGAAGCGGCGACGTGGTTGAGCGTCTTGCAGATTTCAAGATCGAGCAAAAAAAGGCCGCTACGCAACTGGCAAAGCAGCTGGTAAAAGCAACAACCGATTCCTGA
- a CDS encoding peptidylprolyl isomerase: MTKAEMITDKGTMLIEFYDEDAPIAVKNFVDLSKKGFYDGLIFHRVIPDFMVQGGDPTGTGRGGPGYKIKCELSGGNQYHDRGVLSMAHAGRDTGGSQFFICHSRKNTAHLDGNHTCFGKVVEGVDTVDLIRQGDKIQKITIIEEEA; this comes from the coding sequence ATGACAAAAGCGGAAATGATCACCGACAAAGGGACCATGCTGATCGAATTTTACGATGAGGATGCGCCAATAGCAGTGAAAAACTTTGTTGACCTTTCGAAAAAAGGATTTTATGACGGATTGATTTTTCACCGTGTCATTCCTGACTTTATGGTTCAGGGTGGCGATCCTACGGGAACTGGTCGTGGAGGTCCTGGTTATAAAATTAAATGTGAACTGAGCGGAGGAAACCAATACCACGACCGTGGCGTGCTGTCGATGGCACATGCAGGACGTGATACCGGTGGTTCTCAGTTCTTTATCTGCCATAGCCGTAAAAACACGGCACATTTGGACGGAAACCATACTTGCTTTGGAAAAGTAGTGGAAGGTGTGGACACAGTTGATCTGATCCGCCAGGGTGATAAAATCCAGAAGATTACAATTATTGAGGAAGAAGCTTAA
- a CDS encoding sodium:solute symporter family transporter codes for MQQLQTLDYVVFFFYFIVVSGYGYWIYQRKKSKTESTKDFFLAEGSLTWWAIGASLIASNISAEQFIGMSGNGFSMGLGISTYEWMAAATLVIVAVFFMPIYLKNKIYTMPQFLSQRYNPTVSLIMAVFWLALYILVNLTSILYLGALAVSGISGLDFQFCMIALAVFAIIITIGGMKVIGFTDVIQVFFLVIGGLATTYLAINLVSGDAGIDGVMSGIKMMRDNHDDHFHMIFPKTSPFYMQLPGLAVLLGGMWIVNLNYWGCNQYITQRALGADLKTARNGILFAAFLKLLMPVIVVLPGIAAYALYSKGMFQAEMLDADGALNADKAYPVLLNLLPAGLKGLSFAALTAAVVASLAGKANSISTIFTLDIFKNYIGKNSDEKTLVRIGRIVVVVSMILAIIVSPYMGIDKKGGFQFIQEMTGLLSPGIFASFIMGFFWKRTNSAGALFAIVGGFLIALAMHNNYFPFADWTQVPFLDRMGLVFLICVVVMVVLGLVMPDEKKGLAIDSSMFVPHRTFIIGAVVVLAIITFLYSHFW; via the coding sequence ATGCAACAATTACAAACCCTGGATTATGTCGTTTTCTTCTTCTATTTCATTGTAGTCTCCGGTTACGGTTATTGGATTTATCAGCGGAAAAAGTCAAAAACGGAATCTACCAAGGATTTCTTTTTGGCGGAAGGTTCTCTTACCTGGTGGGCGATCGGCGCATCCCTGATTGCTTCCAACATTTCGGCGGAGCAGTTTATCGGGATGTCTGGAAATGGTTTTTCGATGGGTTTGGGTATCTCAACCTACGAATGGATGGCGGCAGCGACTTTGGTGATCGTGGCCGTTTTTTTTATGCCCATTTATCTGAAGAACAAAATTTACACCATGCCTCAGTTTCTGAGCCAGCGATATAATCCGACGGTAAGTTTGATTATGGCTGTTTTCTGGCTGGCACTGTATATTCTGGTTAACCTTACTTCCATTCTTTATCTGGGAGCGTTGGCGGTTTCAGGTATTTCAGGGCTTGATTTTCAGTTTTGTATGATCGCGCTGGCGGTTTTTGCCATCATCATTACCATTGGTGGTATGAAAGTGATCGGTTTTACCGACGTAATTCAGGTGTTCTTCCTGGTAATCGGTGGTTTGGCTACAACCTATCTGGCGATCAACCTGGTGTCAGGTGACGCTGGTATCGATGGAGTAATGAGCGGTATTAAAATGATGCGTGACAATCATGACGATCACTTTCACATGATTTTCCCCAAAACCAGTCCTTTTTATATGCAGTTGCCAGGGTTAGCTGTATTGCTAGGTGGTATGTGGATCGTGAACCTGAACTACTGGGGATGTAATCAGTATATTACCCAGCGTGCGTTGGGCGCGGACTTGAAAACAGCCAGAAACGGTATTCTGTTCGCAGCGTTTTTGAAATTGTTAATGCCTGTGATCGTGGTTTTGCCGGGTATCGCCGCATATGCATTGTATAGCAAAGGAATGTTCCAGGCTGAAATGCTGGACGCCGATGGAGCACTCAATGCAGATAAGGCTTATCCTGTGTTGTTGAATTTATTGCCAGCTGGTTTGAAAGGGCTTTCTTTTGCAGCATTGACCGCAGCAGTAGTTGCTTCGCTGGCAGGTAAAGCAAACAGTATCTCTACCATTTTTACCCTGGATATTTTCAAAAATTACATTGGTAAAAATTCAGACGAAAAGACACTCGTAAGAATCGGTCGGATCGTAGTGGTAGTTTCAATGATCCTAGCGATCATCGTTTCTCCATACATGGGTATCGATAAAAAAGGAGGTTTTCAGTTCATTCAGGAAATGACCGGGCTTTTATCTCCGGGTATTTTCGCTTCCTTCATTATGGGTTTCTTCTGGAAGCGTACCAATTCAGCCGGAGCATTGTTTGCGATCGTAGGTGGGTTTTTGATCGCATTAGCAATGCACAACAATTATTTCCCCTTCGCAGACTGGACGCAGGTTCCGTTCCTGGACCGTATGGGGCTGGTATTCCTGATATGTGTAGTGGTGATGGTGGTTCTGGGGCTGGTTATGCCGGACGAGAAGAAAGGGCTGGCTATCGACTCTTCGATGTTTGTACCGCACCGCACTTTTATCATAGGAGCAGTTGTTGTACTGGCGATTATCACCTTCTTGTACTCACATTTCTGGTAA
- the purH gene encoding bifunctional phosphoribosylaminoimidazolecarboxamide formyltransferase/IMP cyclohydrolase yields the protein MSKKIQSALISVYYKDGLEPLVRLLHNNGVKLYSTGGTQTFIENLNIPVTAAEELTGYPSIFGGRVKTLHPAIMGGILYRRDDAGDIAQAEQYNIPAIDMVVVDLYPFEETVASGASEEDIIEKIDIGGISLIRATAKNFKDTLIVSSRSQYAEVVELLNAKAGTTDLEDRRYYAGQAFGVSSHYDGAINRFFTSGTEKTDKELFDFTSLASQTLRYGENPHQNATYYGDLEGIFDKLHGKELSYNNLVDVDACVNLIDEFVGADPTFAIIKHTNACGIATAPTAKEAYDNALACDPVSAFGGVVITNAKVDLATAGELNKLFMEILIAPEYDEEALQLLKSKKNRILLKRNAVDLPQIMFKTILNGVLVQDKDLSTEIASQFTTVTEKAPTESELTALEFALKVCKHTKSNTIVLAKENQLLASGTGQTSRVDALRQAIDKANAFGFDLKGAVMASDAFFPFADCVEIAHLAGITAVVQPGGSIRDKDSTEYCNANGVAMVTTGIRHFKH from the coding sequence ATGTCTAAAAAAATCCAATCCGCGCTTATATCTGTATATTATAAGGACGGACTTGAACCTTTGGTTCGCCTCTTGCACAACAACGGTGTTAAACTTTATTCAACCGGAGGCACTCAGACTTTTATTGAAAACCTGAATATTCCTGTTACTGCGGCAGAGGAACTGACCGGTTATCCTTCGATTTTCGGCGGTCGCGTCAAAACACTGCATCCAGCTATTATGGGTGGTATTTTGTACCGCCGAGACGATGCCGGTGATATTGCTCAGGCAGAACAATACAATATCCCTGCCATCGATATGGTTGTAGTGGATCTTTATCCGTTTGAAGAAACCGTTGCTTCCGGCGCCAGCGAGGAAGATATCATTGAGAAAATTGACATTGGCGGAATTTCATTGATCCGTGCAACAGCGAAAAATTTTAAAGATACATTGATCGTTTCGTCACGCAGCCAGTACGCCGAAGTAGTGGAATTGCTGAACGCGAAAGCGGGTACCACCGACCTGGAAGACCGTCGCTACTATGCAGGTCAGGCATTTGGGGTGTCGTCACATTACGACGGTGCTATCAATCGCTTCTTTACTTCGGGTACGGAAAAAACTGATAAAGAGCTTTTTGACTTCACCAGCCTTGCTTCGCAAACATTGCGTTATGGCGAAAACCCGCATCAGAATGCGACCTACTATGGCGATCTGGAAGGGATTTTTGACAAATTGCACGGTAAGGAGCTATCCTATAACAACCTCGTGGATGTAGATGCCTGCGTAAACCTGATCGATGAGTTCGTTGGCGCAGATCCTACATTTGCGATCATTAAGCATACCAATGCGTGCGGAATTGCTACTGCACCGACAGCGAAAGAGGCTTACGACAATGCTTTGGCATGTGACCCTGTTTCTGCATTTGGCGGAGTGGTGATTACCAATGCGAAAGTAGATCTGGCTACTGCGGGAGAATTGAACAAACTGTTCATGGAGATCCTGATCGCACCGGAATATGATGAAGAAGCTTTGCAGCTTTTGAAATCGAAGAAAAACAGGATTTTGCTGAAACGCAATGCGGTGGATCTGCCTCAGATCATGTTTAAGACAATCCTGAATGGTGTTTTGGTTCAAGACAAAGACCTTTCTACTGAAATTGCTTCTCAGTTCACGACCGTAACGGAAAAAGCACCTACGGAAAGCGAACTGACGGCATTGGAATTTGCATTGAAAGTTTGCAAGCATACAAAATCCAACACCATTGTTTTGGCAAAAGAAAATCAGCTGCTGGCAAGTGGTACCGGACAGACTTCCCGCGTGGATGCTTTGCGCCAGGCTATTGACAAGGCCAATGCATTTGGTTTTGACCTGAAAGGTGCTGTGATGGCGTCCGACGCATTCTTCCCGTTTGCTGACTGTGTGGAAATCGCACATTTGGCGGGGATTACCGCGGTAGTTCAGCCTGGTGGCTCAATCCGGGACAAAGATTCGACCGAATATTGCAACGCGAATGGTGTAGCGATGGTTACCACCGGCATTCGTCACTTTAAGCATTAA
- a CDS encoding SDR family oxidoreductase, whose translation MNLDLTGKTALVCGSTQGIGLASAIELALLGANVTLVARNEEKLREAVEDLDTSMGQLHRYVVADFADHENVKDAIQNYLRLCPEVHILVNNTGGPSGGPIIEAEPDQFLKTFQMHVINNQFLAQAVVPSMKKEGYGRIVNIISTSVKQPIIGLGVSNTIRGAVASWSKTLSLELGQFGITSNNVLPGYTETSRLDAVLEMRSNSQNKSKEEVAKELQSAIPIRRFSEAKEVAAAVAFLCSPAAGSISGVSLAVDGGRTEGL comes from the coding sequence ATGAACCTAGACCTGACCGGAAAAACAGCTTTGGTATGCGGAAGCACCCAGGGAATCGGACTGGCTTCGGCCATTGAACTGGCATTACTCGGGGCAAATGTTACCCTGGTGGCCCGTAATGAAGAAAAATTGCGTGAAGCCGTTGAAGATCTGGACACTTCCATGGGACAGCTTCACCGGTATGTAGTGGCGGACTTTGCCGATCATGAAAATGTAAAAGACGCGATCCAAAACTATCTCCGCCTTTGCCCCGAAGTACATATTTTGGTCAATAATACCGGTGGCCCGTCTGGTGGGCCGATCATTGAAGCAGAGCCGGATCAGTTTTTGAAGACATTTCAAATGCATGTGATCAACAACCAATTTTTGGCGCAGGCTGTTGTTCCGTCCATGAAAAAAGAAGGCTACGGAAGGATTGTCAACATTATCAGTACTTCTGTCAAGCAGCCGATCATTGGATTGGGCGTTTCCAACACCATTCGCGGAGCAGTGGCGAGCTGGTCCAAGACATTATCCCTCGAACTGGGACAATTTGGAATTACATCCAACAATGTACTGCCAGGCTACACCGAAACGTCCCGCCTGGACGCAGTATTGGAAATGAGGAGCAATTCACAAAACAAATCCAAAGAAGAAGTCGCCAAAGAATTACAATCAGCCATCCCGATCAGAAGATTCAGTGAGGCTAAGGAAGTGGCAGCAGCAGTAGCATTTCTTTGTAGCCCGGCGGCTGGTAGTATTAGTGGGGTTAGTCTGGCTGTGGATGGGGGCAGGACGGAGGGTTTGTAG
- a CDS encoding TIM-barrel domain-containing protein translates to MKYKYLFVPFFVFINILSFGQGAGDFVSFKKSEHTILIQGTKGILKITVFNSGIFKVQTLAAQSSPSLDSSYSVVLKPSYLLGNVEETKTSLLVKTDQCTLEINKFPLTVALKFDTTTKIKEITGATQTPDSVTFAFNINPKDVFHGAGSRPFGPDLNRKAFDFYNTYENAYYDQATGLSQSFNVPFIVASHQYGLLFDSDLPGSMRMYVGAIDSTKLTVQVASQGKWAYYLINGADNDEILENYTLLTGRQPLPPRWALGYIQSKFGYKNESEATVAASTLQKQGFPLDALVLDLYWYGDETVMGNLDWYAKNWPNPTEMMKNLASKGVKTILITDPYITTKSSNYNFAANASLFAQKPGSNLLYTQTIWNGTVATLDIFKPAAQAWLWGNYKRLTSQGVAGWWTDKIEPDYDPKDAIYTLGPALQVHNLYPLFWSKNLYDNFRKDFPARRLFNLTRSGWAGSQRYGIIPWSGDVARYWAGLRLQIPIMLQSGMSGIGYMHSDTGGFATMSDKTEKDEELDLRWFQFSTFTPVLRSHGQRSNVEPFNLTEPFYSIVKKYLGIRYQLLPYLYSLAWKNSTTGRPICMPMDYFTADKAMGNVNDQYFFGENLLVAPVLLHGMPSRKVALPAGKWFDFWTNQVVSGNVFPKLTVDHIPVYAKAGGFVPISTSTTTKSTDYYSSDSLTVKFYQDISVPASTFTMFHDDGADPNTLQNGNYELIDFKGHISTDSIIITTTRSKDYPQSLAKRVMLYEIENITSNPVSVLLNGKSLPLVFLPNDFGNEIAYFDLVTKQLKIRYNWDCKTPATLTIVRDGLSVITGIDPSTAENTLTVFPNPSLGGKPVSVKTIIPQTGNYELEIYNVKGRKIRREALGKQAKGKILNLTIEVPDVRGSYILKLKNDQGFYHSKAFVIE, encoded by the coding sequence ATGAAATACAAATACTTATTTGTTCCGTTTTTTGTCTTCATCAACATATTGTCTTTCGGCCAAGGTGCTGGGGATTTTGTGAGCTTTAAAAAGTCGGAACACACTATTTTAATTCAGGGAACCAAGGGAATTCTTAAAATAACAGTATTCAATTCAGGGATTTTCAAAGTTCAGACATTGGCTGCACAAAGTTCCCCTTCTCTGGACAGCTCGTACTCCGTCGTTTTGAAACCTTCGTATTTGCTTGGCAATGTGGAAGAAACCAAGACTTCCCTCCTTGTCAAAACAGATCAATGCACACTGGAAATCAACAAATTCCCTCTGACCGTCGCGTTAAAATTTGACACTACCACCAAAATCAAGGAAATCACAGGAGCCACACAAACACCGGACTCCGTCACTTTTGCATTTAACATTAACCCAAAAGACGTTTTCCATGGTGCTGGAAGCCGCCCGTTCGGTCCGGACCTAAACCGCAAAGCTTTTGATTTTTATAATACTTATGAAAATGCCTACTACGATCAGGCAACTGGTTTATCCCAGAGTTTCAATGTGCCGTTTATCGTCGCGTCGCATCAGTACGGGCTGCTTTTCGACAGCGATCTCCCGGGTTCCATGCGTATGTATGTAGGCGCGATAGATTCTACGAAGCTGACCGTTCAGGTTGCAAGTCAGGGAAAATGGGCCTACTACCTGATCAATGGCGCAGACAATGATGAAATCCTCGAAAACTACACATTACTGACCGGTCGCCAGCCACTTCCGCCTCGCTGGGCGCTGGGTTACATTCAGTCCAAATTTGGCTATAAAAACGAAAGCGAAGCCACCGTAGCAGCTAGTACATTGCAGAAACAGGGATTCCCGCTGGATGCATTGGTGCTGGACCTGTACTGGTATGGCGATGAAACCGTGATGGGCAACCTGGATTGGTATGCCAAAAACTGGCCCAATCCTACGGAAATGATGAAAAACCTCGCTTCGAAAGGCGTCAAAACCATTCTCATCACCGACCCCTACATTACTACCAAATCATCCAATTATAATTTCGCAGCAAACGCGTCCCTTTTCGCCCAAAAACCCGGCAGCAATCTACTCTACACGCAAACTATCTGGAACGGTACAGTCGCTACTTTGGACATTTTCAAGCCAGCCGCACAAGCCTGGCTCTGGGGCAATTACAAGCGACTTACATCACAAGGCGTGGCTGGCTGGTGGACTGACAAAATCGAGCCGGACTACGATCCGAAAGACGCCATTTATACACTTGGACCGGCTTTGCAGGTCCATAATCTATACCCATTGTTTTGGTCAAAAAACCTGTACGACAACTTCCGGAAGGACTTTCCGGCCAGGCGACTCTTCAATCTCACCCGCTCCGGCTGGGCGGGGTCGCAACGGTACGGCATCATTCCGTGGAGTGGCGATGTGGCTCGATACTGGGCCGGTCTAAGATTACAAATTCCCATTATGCTGCAATCAGGTATGTCGGGCATCGGATACATGCATTCGGATACGGGCGGGTTTGCGACCATGTCCGACAAAACTGAAAAGGACGAGGAACTGGATCTCAGATGGTTTCAATTCAGCACATTTACGCCGGTGTTGCGCTCGCACGGCCAGCGATCCAATGTGGAGCCATTCAACCTCACCGAGCCATTTTACAGTATCGTCAAAAAGTATCTCGGTATCCGGTACCAGCTCCTGCCCTACCTCTATTCACTAGCCTGGAAAAACAGCACCACCGGCCGTCCGATATGTATGCCAATGGATTATTTCACGGCTGACAAAGCGATGGGGAATGTCAATGATCAATATTTTTTTGGAGAAAACCTCCTGGTAGCCCCAGTACTGTTACATGGGATGCCCTCGCGAAAAGTGGCGCTACCAGCAGGAAAATGGTTTGATTTCTGGACTAATCAGGTAGTGAGCGGTAACGTTTTTCCGAAACTCACAGTCGATCACATTCCTGTATATGCAAAGGCGGGTGGTTTTGTTCCAATATCGACATCCACTACCACCAAATCAACAGACTACTATTCGTCAGACAGCCTGACAGTGAAATTTTACCAGGACATTTCGGTGCCAGCATCTACTTTCACCATGTTTCACGACGATGGCGCTGACCCGAATACATTACAAAACGGGAACTATGAGCTCATTGATTTTAAAGGTCACATTTCCACCGACAGCATTATCATTACCACCACCCGATCCAAGGACTACCCGCAGTCTCTTGCCAAAAGAGTAATGCTTTACGAAATAGAAAACATCACTTCCAATCCCGTCAGCGTGCTTTTGAATGGTAAGTCGCTGCCTTTGGTATTCCTCCCGAATGACTTTGGCAACGAAATTGCCTACTTTGACCTTGTGACAAAGCAACTGAAAATACGGTACAACTGGGATTGCAAAACCCCCGCCACTCTTACCATTGTGCGGGACGGTCTGTCGGTAATCACGGGTATCGACCCGTCCACTGCGGAAAATACATTAACGGTATTCCCTAATCCGTCCTTAGGAGGCAAACCGGTTTCTGTCAAAACTATTATTCCTCAAACCGGCAATTATGAGCTGGAAATTTACAATGTAAAAGGAAGGAAAATTCGCCGGGAAGCTCTGGGAAAACAGGCAAAAGGGAAGATTTTGAACCTCACCATTGAAGTACCAGACGTACGCGGTTCCTATATTTTGAAATTGAAAAACGATCAGGGCTTTTATCATTCCAAAGCATTTGTCATTGAATAG
- a CDS encoding DUF4249 domain-containing protein, with amino-acid sequence MNYRLTIFITFILTGLSACVEPYSVNFGAAQEYIVVDGVVTDMEGPQFITLSKTNPEATNESSEFTQTIWTKGLSTLPMTKAKVKVIVNESQSYDLTEYEPGVYRLPLSFRGKVGESYQLQFHTDDGKSYLSSAEKMLPVTPVKRAYDVFNPKGIPKLSEYYGEYTPSNDIYLDFDDPAAERNFYRWQWTLWEIQKTCATCNQGKYYLFEAENGVDGDCFKDLTLKFNNVYDYTCEDLCWDIFYSKDITIFSDIYTNGQTQKDKLVAQIPLLQSNPCMVSLQQNSLTPNAYRFLKLIQDQAVNSGTLADTPPAPIQGNVMNVNNKNELVIGFFTASSVAEYRTMLWRKNINNAAVLNQLFKTIHNRDPIREERSAERPFIPVAICKRNSSRTPFLPKDWKWTP; translated from the coding sequence ATGAATTACAGGCTTACCATTTTCATCACATTCATACTCACAGGCTTATCGGCTTGTGTGGAACCATATAGTGTGAATTTTGGGGCGGCACAGGAATACATTGTCGTGGATGGCGTGGTCACCGATATGGAAGGCCCTCAGTTCATTACACTTTCAAAAACCAATCCCGAGGCAACGAACGAGAGCTCGGAGTTTACACAAACGATTTGGACCAAAGGATTGTCGACATTACCGATGACCAAAGCCAAGGTAAAGGTCATTGTCAACGAAAGCCAGTCGTACGACCTCACGGAATACGAACCCGGAGTATACCGGCTTCCACTTTCATTCCGGGGTAAAGTCGGAGAATCTTACCAATTGCAGTTTCACACCGACGACGGCAAAAGCTATCTGTCTTCTGCTGAAAAAATGCTTCCGGTAACCCCTGTCAAAAGGGCTTACGACGTTTTCAATCCAAAAGGAATTCCCAAATTGTCCGAGTATTATGGCGAGTATACGCCCAGCAACGACATTTATCTGGATTTTGACGACCCGGCCGCCGAGCGGAATTTCTATCGCTGGCAATGGACCTTGTGGGAAATTCAGAAGACCTGCGCGACTTGCAATCAGGGCAAATATTACCTTTTTGAAGCAGAGAATGGAGTCGATGGGGATTGCTTTAAAGACCTGACATTGAAGTTCAACAATGTATATGACTATACTTGTGAAGACCTCTGCTGGGATATTTTTTACAGCAAAGACATCACTATTTTCTCCGATATTTATACCAATGGACAGACCCAAAAAGACAAGCTGGTTGCACAAATTCCATTACTCCAGTCCAATCCCTGCATGGTAAGCCTGCAACAGAATTCGTTGACGCCCAATGCATATCGTTTCCTGAAACTTATTCAAGACCAGGCCGTTAATTCCGGTACATTGGCCGACACTCCGCCCGCCCCGATCCAGGGAAATGTTATGAATGTGAACAACAAAAATGAGCTCGTCATTGGCTTCTTCACGGCATCATCCGTGGCTGAATACCGAACTATGCTCTGGCGAAAAAACATTAACAACGCGGCAGTACTGAACCAGTTGTTCAAAACCATTCATAACCGCGACCCTATCCGTGAAGAGCGGTCGGCGGAGCGGCCATTTATTCCGGTTGCCATTTGTAAAAGGAACAGCTCACGGACACCATTTTTACCAAAGGACTGGAAATGGACACCCTAG